TCTCCCTGCTGATGGGCAGGGGGCTGTGGCATGGGGCGGTGAGCACCCTGCTGATGCTGATGGTGGCGGGCTCGATGCTGTGGGCGGGGGGGGCGCCCAAGGAGCGCTTCCTGTCGTGGATACCGATGCTGATCGTGGAGTCGGTGGGCATCCAGCTCACCTTCTTCTACCAGCGGTTGTTGCTCGAGCGGGCGAAGGCCGCGGCGGAGCAGAAGCTGGCGCGGCGGGCGCTCGACGAGTCCAACGAGCGGGCGCTGCGCGCCGAGCAGATGGCGCAGCTGGGGCAGTTGGCGGCGGGCGTGGCCCACGAGGTGCGCAACCCCCTGGCCTACATCCAGGCCAACCTGCGCTTCCTCCAGGAGGAGGCCCGGCCCACGGGGGACGCGAGCGACTCCGAATACGCCGCCGCGCTCCAGGAGACGATGCACGGCGTGGAGCGCATCCATCAGATCGTGAGGGATCTCACGGCGCTGTCGCGCTCGGAGCAGCCCGAGCCCGTGAGCCCGTGCGACCTGGGGCCGGTCATCGACACGAGCGTGCGGCTGGCGTCGGTGCGGCTCAAGACCCTGGTGCGCCTGGCGGTGGAGGTGCCGGAGACGCCTCGGGCGCGGGCCGAGCCGCGCCGACTGGGGCAGGTGCTGCTCAACCTGCTGCTCAACGCGGCGGACGCGATCGAGGAGGCGAAGGTGTCCGACGGGCGGGTGGCGCTGCGGGTGCAGGTGGACGAGGAGCGGGTGCGGGTGCTGGTGGAGGACAACGGGCCCGGCATCCGGGCCGAGCACCTCTCGCGGCTGTTCACGAGCTTCTTCACCACGAAGGCGCCGGGCAAGGGCACGGGGCTGGGGCTCGCGCTGTCACGGCAGTACGTGGAGTCCTTTGGCGGCACGCTGCGCGCGGAGAACCGCTCCGAGGGCGGCGCGCGCTTCATCGTGGAGCTGCCCGCGGCCTGAGGCGCCTCAGCCGCCCACGGTCTGGCCGAGCGTGGTGAGCACCTCGCGGGCCTCCGCCGCCATCGTCGAGACGAGCTCGGCGGCCG
Above is a window of Cystobacter fuscus DNA encoding:
- a CDS encoding sensor histidine kinase yields the protein MHMRSVDEGLTPGVLEAETRAREARLADEQRLFYAASLTWVLFWSADMLSVLRPTWDTLALRCVWAGLTVLSGRSLPRAGPVRRSMLRILSGVILPNVFFGLIIYRLGGLNSPIFHWLCLMPAVSLLMGRGLWHGAVSTLLMLMVAGSMLWAGGAPKERFLSWIPMLIVESVGIQLTFFYQRLLLERAKAAAEQKLARRALDESNERALRAEQMAQLGQLAAGVAHEVRNPLAYIQANLRFLQEEARPTGDASDSEYAAALQETMHGVERIHQIVRDLTALSRSEQPEPVSPCDLGPVIDTSVRLASVRLKTLVRLAVEVPETPRARAEPRRLGQVLLNLLLNAADAIEEAKVSDGRVALRVQVDEERVRVLVEDNGPGIRAEHLSRLFTSFFTTKAPGKGTGLGLALSRQYVESFGGTLRAENRSEGGARFIVELPAA